Proteins encoded together in one Euzebya rosea window:
- the rplW gene encoding 50S ribosomal protein L23, whose translation MRYAHDVIISPVVSEKSYGLMDEGRYTFIVHPSANKTEIKKAVETIFGVKVTKVNTLIRKGKAKRFGLKMGQRKTTKRAIVTVAAGEEIDIFAGGA comes from the coding sequence ATGCGTTACGCACACGACGTGATCATCTCCCCGGTGGTCAGCGAGAAGAGCTACGGGCTCATGGACGAAGGTCGTTACACCTTCATCGTGCACCCGAGCGCCAACAAGACCGAGATCAAGAAGGCCGTCGAGACCATCTTCGGCGTCAAGGTCACCAAGGTGAACACCTTGATCCGCAAGGGCAAGGCCAAGCGCTTCGGCCTCAAGATGGGCCAGCGCAAGACCACCAAGCGCGCCATCGTCACGGTGGCCGCCGGTGAAGAGATCGACATCTTCGCGGGAGGTGCCTAA
- the rpsL gene encoding 30S ribosomal protein S12, with amino-acid sequence MPTIQQLVRKGRQAKTDKAKTPALKGSPQRRGVCTRVYTTTPKKPNSALRKVCRVRLSSGIEVTAYIPGEGHNLQEHSIVLVRGGRVKDLPGVRYKVIRAALDASGVRDRKQARSKYGAKKEG; translated from the coding sequence ATGCCCACCATTCAGCAGCTGGTCCGCAAGGGCCGGCAAGCGAAGACGGACAAGGCCAAGACTCCCGCGCTGAAGGGTTCGCCCCAGCGCCGTGGTGTCTGCACCCGCGTGTACACCACGACCCCGAAGAAGCCGAACTCGGCGCTTCGCAAGGTCTGCCGTGTCCGCCTGTCCTCCGGTATCGAGGTCACGGCCTACATCCCCGGTGAGGGTCACAACCTCCAGGAGCACTCCATCGTGCTGGTCCGTGGTGGTCGTGTGAAGGACCTCCCCGGTGTCCGCTACAAGGTCATCCGCGCGGCGCTGGACGCCAGCGGTGTCCGTGACCGCAAGCAGGCCCGTTCCAAGTACGGCGCGAAGAAGGAAGGCTAG
- the rplC gene encoding 50S ribosomal protein L3, which produces MTNKAILGTKLGMTQVFDDDGRVLPVTVVKAGPCPVVQVRSAERDGYMSVQIGFGTTKKVNKPLAGHFARAGVEPTKRLMEVQLDGEHEPGDVITVDLFTVGEYVDVTGKSKGKGFGGVMKRHGFAGLGAGHGVHKVHRSPGAIGACATPARVFPGTRMAGRYGNERVTTQSLQLVGVDAERNLLLIKGAVPGSNGSMVLVRNATKRPAAKGADS; this is translated from the coding sequence ATGACCAACAAAGCCATCCTTGGCACGAAGCTGGGCATGACCCAGGTCTTCGACGACGACGGGCGCGTGCTGCCCGTGACGGTCGTCAAGGCCGGTCCGTGCCCCGTCGTGCAGGTTCGCAGCGCAGAGCGTGACGGCTACATGTCCGTGCAGATCGGCTTCGGGACCACCAAGAAGGTCAACAAGCCGCTCGCCGGACACTTCGCCCGCGCCGGCGTCGAGCCGACCAAGCGCCTCATGGAGGTGCAGCTCGACGGCGAGCACGAGCCCGGTGACGTGATCACCGTGGACCTGTTCACCGTCGGCGAGTACGTCGACGTCACCGGCAAGAGCAAGGGCAAGGGTTTCGGCGGTGTGATGAAGCGTCACGGCTTCGCCGGCCTGGGCGCCGGTCACGGCGTCCACAAGGTGCACCGCTCGCCGGGCGCCATCGGCGCCTGCGCCACCCCCGCCCGCGTGTTCCCCGGTACCCGCATGGCGGGTCGCTACGGCAACGAGCGCGTCACCACCCAGAGCCTGCAGCTCGTCGGCGTCGACGCCGAACGCAACCTGCTGCTGATCAAGGGCGCTGTCCCCGGATCCAACGGCTCGATGGTGCTGGTCCGCAACGCCACGAAGCGTCCGGCCGCGAAGGGAGCTGACTCCTGA
- the fusA gene encoding elongation factor G — protein MAKRTHPLGKVRNIGIMAHIDAGKTTTTERILFYTGKNYKIGEVHDGGATMDWMEQEQERGITITSAATTCSWNDHVINIIDTPGHVDFTVEVERSLRVLDGAVAVFDAATGVEPQSETVWRQADKYNVPRICFMNKMDKMGADFLMAVGTIEERLGAKPVPMQIPIGAESSFVGIVDLIDMEARIWEGSGDDHGAKFETVPIPDDIKDVCEEYRAKLVEAVAESDESLLEVYLEEGDLTTEQMMPAIRAATIKGEFIPVYCGSAFKNKGVQMLLDAVVSFLPSPKDVASVQGTDPKTGEKITREASEDAPFSALAFKIMTDPFVGKLTYFRVYSGQVEQGTSAINSTKDKKERFGRILQMHANSREDREAAFTGDIAAAVGMKHTTTGDTLCDPDNPVILESMTFDKPVIHIAIEPKTKADQQKMGTGLQKLAEEDPTFTVHTDEESGQTIIGGMGELHLDIIVDRLRREFKVEANIGKPQVAYRETITKPVEGHLLRFKRQTGGSGQFAEVVISLYPTGAFAPEDERRVVLDEDGKETGEVGGYEFDDQIKGGAIPREYISSVDKGIQDAMEGGVIAGYPLVDVRASLTDGSYHDVDSSEMAFKIAGSMALKEAAKKGKAVLLEPVMDVEVVTPEDYMGDVIGDLNARRGQVSSMTARGAAQVVSARVPLSEMFGYVGDLRSKTQGRATYTMQFSGYEQVPGQLAEEIVAKVRGE, from the coding sequence ATGGCGAAGCGAACTCACCCCCTCGGCAAGGTCCGCAACATCGGGATCATGGCGCACATCGACGCGGGCAAGACCACGACGACCGAGCGCATCCTCTTCTACACCGGCAAGAACTACAAGATCGGTGAGGTCCACGACGGCGGCGCCACGATGGACTGGATGGAGCAGGAGCAGGAGCGTGGCATCACGATCACGTCCGCTGCGACGACCTGTTCCTGGAACGACCACGTCATCAACATCATCGACACCCCCGGCCACGTCGACTTCACCGTCGAGGTCGAGCGCAGCCTGCGCGTGCTGGACGGTGCCGTCGCGGTGTTCGACGCCGCCACCGGTGTGGAGCCCCAGTCCGAGACGGTGTGGCGCCAGGCCGACAAGTACAACGTCCCGCGCATCTGCTTCATGAACAAGATGGACAAGATGGGCGCGGACTTCCTCATGGCGGTCGGCACCATCGAGGAGCGCCTCGGTGCCAAGCCGGTCCCGATGCAGATCCCGATCGGTGCGGAGTCCAGCTTCGTCGGCATCGTCGACCTGATCGACATGGAGGCCCGTATCTGGGAGGGCTCCGGCGACGACCACGGCGCCAAGTTCGAGACCGTCCCGATCCCCGACGACATCAAGGATGTCTGCGAGGAGTACCGCGCCAAGCTGGTCGAGGCCGTCGCGGAGTCCGACGAGTCGCTGCTCGAGGTCTACCTCGAGGAGGGCGACCTGACGACCGAGCAGATGATGCCCGCCATCCGTGCGGCCACCATCAAGGGCGAGTTCATCCCCGTCTACTGCGGCTCGGCGTTCAAGAACAAGGGCGTCCAGATGCTGCTGGACGCGGTCGTGTCCTTCCTGCCGTCCCCCAAGGACGTCGCCTCGGTCCAGGGCACCGACCCCAAGACGGGTGAGAAGATCACCCGCGAGGCATCCGAGGACGCGCCGTTCAGCGCCCTGGCCTTCAAGATCATGACCGACCCCTTCGTCGGAAAGCTGACCTACTTCCGGGTGTACTCCGGCCAGGTCGAGCAGGGCACGTCGGCCATCAACTCCACCAAGGACAAGAAGGAGCGGTTCGGCCGCATCCTGCAGATGCACGCCAACTCGCGGGAGGACCGCGAGGCAGCGTTCACCGGTGACATCGCCGCCGCCGTGGGCATGAAGCACACGACGACCGGTGACACCCTCTGCGACCCGGACAACCCGGTGATCCTGGAGTCGATGACCTTCGACAAGCCGGTCATCCACATCGCCATCGAGCCCAAGACCAAGGCCGACCAGCAGAAGATGGGCACCGGCCTGCAGAAGCTGGCGGAAGAGGACCCGACCTTCACCGTCCACACCGACGAGGAGTCCGGCCAGACCATCATCGGTGGCATGGGCGAGCTCCACCTCGACATCATCGTCGACCGCCTGCGTCGCGAGTTCAAGGTCGAGGCCAACATCGGCAAGCCGCAGGTCGCCTACCGCGAGACCATCACCAAGCCGGTCGAGGGCCACCTGCTGCGCTTCAAGCGCCAGACCGGTGGTTCGGGCCAGTTCGCCGAGGTCGTCATCTCGCTGTACCCCACCGGCGCCTTCGCCCCCGAGGACGAGCGCCGCGTGGTGCTCGACGAGGACGGCAAGGAGACCGGCGAGGTCGGCGGCTACGAGTTCGACGACCAGATCAAGGGTGGAGCGATCCCCCGCGAGTACATCAGCTCCGTCGACAAGGGCATCCAGGACGCGATGGAGGGCGGCGTCATCGCCGGCTACCCCCTCGTGGACGTGCGTGCCAGCCTGACCGACGGTTCCTACCACGACGTCGACTCCTCGGAGATGGCGTTCAAGATCGCCGGTTCCATGGCGCTCAAGGAGGCCGCCAAGAAGGGCAAGGCCGTCCTGCTCGAGCCGGTCATGGACGTCGAGGTCGTCACCCCCGAGGACTACATGGGTGACGTCATCGGTGACCTCAACGCTCGCCGCGGACAGGTCAGCTCCATGACCGCCCGCGGTGCCGCCCAGGTCGTCTCGGCCCGGGTCCCGCTGAGCGAGATGTTCGGCTACGTCGGCGACCTGCGGTCCAAGACCCAGGGTCGCGCCACCTACACGATGCAGTTCTCCGGCTACGAGCAGGTCCCGGGCCAGCTCGCTGAGGAGATCGTCGCCAAGGTTCGCGGCGAGTAG
- the rpsS gene encoding 30S ribosomal protein S19: MPRSLKKGPFTDHHLARKVESLNASNQKRVIKTWSRRSEISPDMVGHTIAVHDGQKHVPVFISESMVGHKLGEFAPTRAIKWRGAGEKQATKGKR, encoded by the coding sequence ATGCCTCGCAGCCTCAAGAAGGGCCCCTTCACCGACCATCACCTTGCACGCAAGGTGGAGTCGTTGAACGCCAGCAACCAGAAGCGCGTGATCAAGACCTGGTCCCGTCGCTCCGAGATCAGCCCGGACATGGTCGGTCACACCATCGCGGTGCACGACGGCCAGAAGCACGTCCCGGTCTTCATCAGCGAATCCATGGTCGGGCACAAGCTCGGCGAGTTCGCGCCCACCCGCGCCATCAAGTGGCGCGGTGCCGGCGAGAAGCAGGCCACCAAGGGGAAGCGATAA
- the rplD gene encoding 50S ribosomal protein L4, whose product MASVDLYTSAGTASGSVELDDELFGIEPNVGVMHQVVVAQQAAARSGTSKVKTRAEVRGGGRKPWRQKGTGRARQGSIRAPHWSGGGVAHGPSGEQNFTKRVNKKLKRLALRSALSDRAASGDIRVIEGFDMDAPKTKAARALLETLETGDRRVLLVLAGYDANVVKSFRNLPRVHTLTVDQLNTYDVLVSDVVVFEQGALELIGSGTRTDLKENA is encoded by the coding sequence ATGGCAAGCGTTGATCTCTACACATCCGCCGGTACCGCCTCCGGTAGCGTCGAGCTGGATGACGAGCTGTTCGGCATCGAGCCGAACGTCGGCGTCATGCACCAGGTCGTCGTCGCCCAGCAGGCTGCGGCCCGCAGCGGCACCTCCAAGGTCAAGACCCGGGCCGAGGTCCGTGGTGGTGGCCGCAAGCCGTGGCGCCAGAAGGGCACCGGCCGCGCCCGTCAGGGCTCGATCCGTGCACCGCACTGGTCCGGCGGTGGCGTTGCCCACGGCCCCAGCGGCGAGCAGAACTTCACCAAGCGCGTCAACAAGAAGCTGAAGCGCCTCGCGCTGCGTTCCGCCCTGTCGGACCGCGCGGCATCCGGCGACATCCGGGTCATCGAGGGCTTCGACATGGACGCCCCGAAGACCAAGGCCGCGCGTGCGCTGCTGGAGACGCTGGAGACCGGTGACCGTCGTGTCCTGCTGGTCCTCGCCGGCTACGACGCCAACGTGGTCAAGAGCTTCCGCAACCTCCCCCGCGTGCACACGCTGACGGTGGACCAGCTCAACACCTACGACGTGCTCGTCAGCGACGTCGTCGTGTTCGAGCAGGGTGCCTTGGAGCTCATCGGCTCCGGTACCCGTACCGACCTGAAGGAGAACGCCTGA
- the rpsJ gene encoding 30S ribosomal protein S10 — protein MAEQKIRIRLKAYDHDVIDRSARKIVDTVERTGARITGPVPLPTEKNVICVIRSPHKYKDSREHFEMRTHKRLIDIHEPTQKTVDSLMRLDLPAGVDIEIKL, from the coding sequence ATGGCTGAACAGAAGATCAGGATCCGCCTGAAGGCCTACGACCACGACGTCATCGACCGCTCCGCGCGGAAGATCGTCGACACGGTCGAGCGGACCGGCGCCCGGATCACCGGCCCAGTGCCGTTGCCCACGGAGAAGAACGTGATCTGCGTGATCCGTTCCCCGCACAAGTACAAGGACAGCCGCGAGCACTTCGAGATGCGCACGCACAAGCGGCTGATCGACATCCACGAGCCGACCCAGAAGACGGTGGACAGCCTCATGCGGCTGGACCTGCCGGCTGGTGTCGACATCGAGATCAAGCTCTAG
- the rplB gene encoding 50S ribosomal protein L2, whose product MGVRRYKPTTPGRRGMSVSDFDTVTTDKPLKSLTSSKPKQAGRNVSGKITTRHRGGGHKQKYRIIDFRRNKDGVPAKVAEIEYDPNRSARIARLHYLDGEKRYILAPNGLSVGDMVVSGEGADIKAGNALPLVNIPVGTQVHAVEMRPGGGAKLGRSAGTSVQLLAKEGDTAALRLPSGEIRLVQNSCRATIGTVGNAEHSLISGGKAGRTRWKGVRPTVRGVVMNPVDHPHGGGEGRTSGGRHPTNHKGKPEGKTRKPQPSDKLILRRRGKRRR is encoded by the coding sequence ATGGGCGTCCGTCGTTACAAGCCAACAACTCCTGGCCGTCGTGGGATGTCGGTGTCGGACTTCGACACCGTCACCACCGACAAGCCCCTGAAGTCGCTGACGTCGTCCAAGCCCAAGCAGGCTGGCCGCAACGTCTCCGGCAAGATCACCACGCGTCACCGCGGTGGTGGGCACAAGCAGAAGTACCGCATCATCGACTTCCGTCGGAACAAGGACGGAGTCCCCGCCAAGGTTGCCGAGATCGAGTACGACCCCAACCGGTCCGCTCGCATCGCCCGGCTGCACTACCTCGACGGTGAGAAGCGCTACATCCTGGCCCCCAACGGCCTCTCCGTGGGCGACATGGTCGTCTCCGGCGAGGGTGCCGACATCAAGGCGGGCAACGCCCTGCCGCTGGTGAACATCCCCGTCGGTACGCAGGTCCACGCCGTGGAGATGCGTCCCGGTGGCGGCGCCAAGCTGGGTCGCTCGGCCGGTACCTCCGTCCAGCTCCTGGCCAAGGAAGGCGACACCGCTGCCCTGCGCCTGCCCTCCGGCGAGATCCGCCTCGTGCAGAACAGCTGCCGGGCCACGATCGGCACCGTCGGCAACGCCGAGCACTCGCTGATCTCCGGCGGCAAGGCCGGCCGCACCCGCTGGAAGGGCGTCCGCCCGACCGTCCGTGGTGTGGTCATGAACCCCGTCGACCACCCCCACGGTGGTGGTGAGGGTCGCACTTCCGGTGGTCGTCACCCCACGAACCACAAGGGCAAGCCCGAGGGCAAGACCCGCAAGCCCCAGCCGTCCGACAAGCTCATCCTGCGCCGCCGCGGCAAGCGCCGCCGCTAA
- the tuf gene encoding elongation factor Tu → MAKATFERTKPHMNIGTIGHVDHGKTTLTAAITTVLAKNNPNVTASAFDMIDKAPEERERGITINVSHVEYETEKRHYAHVDAPGHADYVKNMITGAAQMDGAILVVSAADGPMPQTREHVLLARQVGVPNLVVALNKVDMVDDEELLELVELEVRELLSSYEFDGDECPVIPVSALKALEGDEAWEQNILDLMQAVDDFFPDPERDLDKPFLMPIEDVFSITGRGTVVTGRIEGGVVTVGDTIEIVGLKDTTSTTVTGVEMFRKLLNRGEAGDNVGVLLRGTKKDEVERGQVLAAPKSITPHTKFEAQVYILSKDEGGRHTPFFNNYRPQFYFRTTDVTGAVELPGGTEMVMPGDNTEMTVELIQPIAMDEGLRFAIREGGRTVGAGRVVKIIE, encoded by the coding sequence ATGGCTAAGGCAACGTTCGAGCGCACCAAGCCGCACATGAACATCGGCACGATCGGTCACGTCGACCATGGCAAGACCACGTTGACGGCGGCGATCACGACGGTGTTGGCCAAGAACAACCCGAACGTGACGGCGTCGGCGTTCGACATGATCGACAAGGCTCCGGAGGAGCGTGAGCGTGGTATCACGATCAACGTTTCCCATGTGGAGTACGAGACGGAGAAGCGTCACTACGCGCATGTGGATGCGCCGGGTCACGCGGACTACGTCAAGAACATGATCACGGGTGCGGCCCAGATGGATGGGGCGATCCTGGTGGTCAGCGCTGCTGATGGTCCGATGCCGCAGACGCGTGAGCACGTGCTGCTTGCCCGTCAGGTGGGTGTGCCGAACCTGGTGGTGGCGCTGAACAAGGTCGACATGGTCGATGACGAGGAGCTGCTGGAGCTGGTGGAGCTGGAGGTTCGTGAGCTGCTGTCCTCCTATGAGTTCGATGGTGATGAGTGCCCGGTCATCCCGGTGTCGGCGCTGAAGGCGCTGGAGGGTGATGAGGCGTGGGAGCAGAACATCCTTGACCTGATGCAGGCGGTGGATGACTTCTTCCCGGACCCCGAGCGTGACCTGGACAAGCCGTTCCTGATGCCGATCGAGGACGTGTTCTCCATCACGGGTCGTGGGACTGTGGTGACTGGTCGTATCGAGGGTGGTGTGGTCACGGTTGGTGACACCATCGAGATCGTCGGGTTGAAGGACACGACGTCGACGACGGTCACGGGTGTGGAGATGTTCCGCAAGTTGTTGAACCGTGGTGAGGCTGGCGACAACGTTGGTGTGTTGCTGCGTGGGACGAAGAAGGACGAGGTGGAGCGCGGGCAGGTGCTGGCGGCGCCGAAGTCGATCACGCCGCACACCAAGTTCGAGGCGCAGGTCTACATCCTGTCCAAGGACGAGGGTGGGCGTCACACGCCGTTCTTCAACAACTATCGTCCCCAGTTCTACTTCCGGACCACGGATGTGACTGGTGCGGTCGAGCTGCCTGGTGGCACCGAGATGGTGATGCCGGGTGACAACACCGAGATGACGGTTGAGCTGATCCAGCCCATCGCGATGGACGAGGGTCTGCGGTTTGCCATCCGTGAGGGTGGTCGGACCGTGGGTGCTGGCCGCGTCGTCAAGATCATCGAGTAG
- the rpsG gene encoding 30S ribosomal protein S7 — MPRKGPAPKRKTVADPKYHSVGVTQLINRVMNDGKRSTAEKIVYDAFEGIRERTGADPVQVFKKALENVSPALEVKSRRVGGATYQVPIDVKPARANTLALRWLVTFARARREKSMSERLTNELLDASNNIGAAVKRREDTHKMAEANKAFAHYRW, encoded by the coding sequence ATGCCTCGCAAGGGTCCCGCCCCGAAGCGCAAGACCGTCGCCGACCCGAAGTACCACTCGGTCGGAGTCACCCAGCTCATCAACCGTGTGATGAACGACGGCAAGCGCTCCACCGCCGAGAAGATCGTCTACGACGCGTTCGAGGGCATCCGCGAGCGCACCGGCGCCGACCCGGTCCAGGTCTTCAAGAAGGCCCTGGAGAACGTCTCGCCGGCGCTGGAGGTCAAGTCCCGCCGTGTCGGTGGTGCCACCTACCAGGTCCCGATCGACGTCAAGCCCGCCCGCGCCAACACCCTGGCGCTTCGCTGGCTGGTCACCTTCGCCCGTGCTCGTCGCGAGAAGAGCATGTCCGAGCGCCTGACCAACGAGCTGCTGGACGCGTCCAACAACATCGGCGCCGCGGTCAAGCGTCGCGAGGACACCCACAAGATGGCCGAGGCCAACAAGGCCTTCGCCCACTACCGCTGGTAG
- the rplV gene encoding 50S ribosomal protein L22 translates to MRISSPNEARAVSRHVRVSPYKARQVVQGLRGMQVEAAQRTLTFSNKGAARPVLKTLQSAIANAEHNKDLDADDLFVLAVTVDEGPTLKRFQPRAMGRAYRIRKRTSHITVTVGIPVPKTNDTTSSDSAATEES, encoded by the coding sequence ATGCGTATTTCATCCCCCAACGAAGCACGGGCGGTCAGCCGTCACGTGCGCGTGTCCCCCTACAAGGCCCGTCAGGTCGTGCAGGGTCTCCGTGGCATGCAGGTCGAGGCTGCCCAGCGCACCCTGACCTTCTCCAACAAGGGCGCTGCCCGTCCGGTCCTGAAGACCCTCCAGTCGGCGATCGCCAACGCGGAGCACAACAAGGACCTGGACGCCGACGACCTCTTCGTCCTGGCCGTGACCGTTGACGAAGGCCCGACTCTCAAGCGGTTCCAGCCCCGGGCCATGGGTCGTGCCTACAGGATCCGCAAGCGCACCAGCCACATCACGGTGACCGTCGGCATCCCTGTTCCCAAGACCAACGACACGACGTCCAGCGACTCCGCTGCGACCGAGGAGAGCTAG